From the Leptolyngbya sp. O-77 genome, one window contains:
- the fabF gene encoding beta-ketoacyl-ACP synthase II: protein MTTLDSGLKRVVVTGLGAITPIGNTLAEYWDGLMSGRNGIGPITLFDASRHDCRIAGEVKNFDPQLYMDRKEAKRMDRFAQFAVSASKQALADANFVINDLNAEQVGTLIGTGIGGLKVMEDQQEVFLTRGPDRCSPFTVPMMIANMAAGLTAIQVGAKGPNNCTVTACAAGSNAIGDAFRILQRGFAQAMICGGTEAAVTPLSVAGFASAKALSTRNDDPLHACRPFDKDRDGFVMGEGAGILILEELEHALSRGARIYAEIVGYGMTCDAYHITSPVPGGAGAARAMQLAMKDAGLRPDEIHYINAHGTSTPANDSTETAAIKTALGDQAYKLTVSSTKSMTGHLLGGSGGIEAVATVMAVANDRVPPTINLENPDPACDLDYVANESRSQTVDAALSNSFGFGGHNVTLAFRKYQG, encoded by the coding sequence ATGACAACTTTGGATTCTGGATTAAAGCGCGTCGTAGTTACGGGTCTGGGTGCTATTACGCCCATTGGCAACACCCTGGCGGAATACTGGGACGGCTTGATGAGCGGTCGTAACGGCATTGGCCCGATTACGCTGTTCGATGCGTCTCGCCACGACTGCCGCATTGCGGGCGAGGTCAAAAACTTTGACCCACAGCTTTATATGGATCGCAAAGAAGCGAAGCGCATGGATCGCTTTGCCCAATTTGCGGTGTCTGCCAGCAAGCAAGCCCTCGCCGATGCCAATTTTGTCATTAACGATCTGAATGCTGAACAGGTCGGCACGCTAATCGGCACGGGCATTGGCGGTCTTAAGGTCATGGAAGACCAGCAGGAAGTGTTTCTAACGCGCGGCCCCGATCGCTGTAGCCCGTTCACTGTGCCGATGATGATTGCCAACATGGCGGCGGGGCTGACGGCGATTCAAGTGGGGGCAAAGGGGCCCAACAACTGCACAGTGACGGCCTGTGCGGCTGGGTCAAATGCCATTGGCGATGCGTTTCGCATTTTGCAGCGGGGATTTGCTCAGGCAATGATTTGCGGCGGCACAGAGGCGGCCGTCACGCCTTTGTCTGTAGCGGGCTTTGCTTCGGCCAAAGCCCTATCCACCCGCAATGATGATCCACTCCATGCCTGCCGCCCGTTCGACAAGGATCGCGATGGATTTGTGATGGGCGAGGGCGCTGGCATTCTCATTCTAGAAGAGTTGGAACATGCCCTCAGCCGGGGGGCGCGGATCTATGCCGAGATTGTTGGCTATGGCATGACCTGCGATGCCTATCACATCACCTCGCCTGTTCCCGGTGGCGCAGGGGCTGCCCGTGCGATGCAGCTTGCGATGAAAGACGCAGGCTTGCGTCCCGACGAGATTCACTACATCAATGCCCACGGCACCAGCACGCCTGCCAACGACTCTACGGAGACGGCAGCGATTAAAACTGCGCTGGGTGATCAGGCGTACAAGCTCACCGTCAGTTCCACCAAGTCGATGACGGGTCACCTGCTGGGTGGGTCGGGCGGCATTGAGGCGGTGGCGACCGTGATGGCCGTAGCCAACGATCGTGTGCCTCCCACGATTAATCTAGAGAATCCAGACCCCGCTTGCGATCTGGACTACGTGGCAAACGAGAGCCGCAGCCAGACGGTCGATGCGGCGCTGTCCAACTCTTTTGGCTTTGGCGGCCACAACGTGACACTGGCTTTCCGCAAGTACCAGGGCTAG
- a CDS encoding PotD/PotF family extracellular solute-binding protein, whose protein sequence is MPPYRFSGRSNSESLLRRNPGGGRSPRYSPYLASRRRFLQLSGAAFSGVLLSNCARNIGTTGSSSATDSATSSPSSGDNTLHVYTWSAYIDEDLLKGFEQNTGIKVIADVYDSNETMLARMQAGGGSQYSIVYPSDYMVELMIEEDMLLEIDQARVPGYADLLDQWRDPPYDPGNQYSVPYTWGTTGLVYNKELVKKPITDWSDLWERKSELSRRMTLLNDVREVMGMALKMLGFSNSTQDPKEIEAAYKKLQELKPAINAFTTDGWRDQMAVGDLAVAHAYSVDGIDMVLENPQLEYVVPSSGATVWTDTIAIPKTAPNVDAAYKWIEYSVEPQTAAKNLGRLKLPTPNQKTLTLLPKELVENPDLFPPEEVLAKCEVLANVGEAVDIYDRYWTQLTSA, encoded by the coding sequence ATGCCTCCCTATCGATTTTCTGGTCGTTCCAATTCTGAATCCTTGCTGAGGCGGAATCCTGGTGGTGGGCGATCGCCCCGTTATTCGCCCTACCTCGCCAGCCGCCGCCGCTTTTTGCAGCTTTCGGGAGCAGCCTTTTCTGGCGTGCTGCTCAGCAACTGCGCCCGAAATATTGGTACAACGGGCAGTTCTTCGGCCACAGACTCTGCCACCTCATCGCCCAGCAGTGGAGACAATACCCTCCACGTCTACACCTGGTCAGCCTATATCGATGAAGACCTGCTGAAGGGCTTTGAGCAAAACACCGGGATTAAGGTCATTGCTGATGTCTATGACTCCAACGAAACCATGCTGGCGCGAATGCAGGCCGGCGGCGGCAGCCAGTACAGCATCGTCTATCCTTCCGACTACATGGTAGAACTCATGATCGAGGAAGACATGCTGCTCGAGATCGACCAAGCTCGAGTTCCTGGCTACGCTGATCTCCTGGATCAGTGGCGAGATCCCCCCTACGACCCTGGCAACCAATACAGCGTGCCCTATACCTGGGGCACAACCGGTCTGGTCTACAACAAAGAATTGGTGAAGAAGCCCATTACCGACTGGTCTGACCTGTGGGAACGAAAGTCTGAGCTATCTCGCAGAATGACCCTGCTCAACGACGTGCGTGAGGTCATGGGCATGGCGCTAAAGATGCTGGGCTTTTCCAATAGCACCCAAGACCCCAAAGAAATTGAAGCCGCCTACAAAAAGCTGCAAGAACTCAAGCCTGCCATCAATGCCTTTACAACCGACGGTTGGCGAGATCAAATGGCGGTGGGCGACCTGGCCGTGGCCCATGCCTACTCGGTAGATGGCATCGACATGGTGCTGGAAAATCCCCAGCTAGAATACGTAGTGCCGTCCAGTGGCGCAACGGTTTGGACAGACACCATCGCCATTCCCAAAACGGCTCCCAACGTCGATGCTGCCTACAAATGGATTGAGTATTCAGTCGAGCCGCAGACAGCAGCAAAGAACCTGGGACGACTGAAACTGCCCACGCCCAACCAGAAAACGCTAACACTATTGCCAAAGGAGTTGGTCGAGAACCCAGATCTCTTCCCCCCCGAAGAAGTTCTGGCGAAGTGTGAGGTTCTTGCCAATGTGGGCGAAGCGGTCGATATTTATGATCGGTACTGGACGCAGTTGACCAGCGCCTAA
- the tkt gene encoding transketolase has protein sequence MAVATLTLEQLCINSIRFLAIDAVEKAKSGHPGLPMGAAPMAFVLWDQFMRFNPKNPKWFNRDRFVLSAGHGCMLQYALMYLTGYDSVTLDEIKNFRQWGSKTPGHPENFETPGIEVTTGPLGQGIANAVGLAIAEAHLAAKFNKPDLTLVDHYTYVILGDGCNMEGISGEACSLAGHLGLGKLIALYDDNHISIDGSTDIAFTEDVSKRFEAYGWHVLHVQDGNTDLEGIAKAIAEAKSVTDKPTLIKVTTTIGYGSPNKANTAGVHGAALGDAEIKLTRENLSWPYEPFVVPDEALAHTRKAIERGASYEAEWQETWAQYKTKYPQEAAEFDRLLSGKLPDGWDKVLPTYKPEDKALASRKHSEICLNALAPVLPELIGGSADLTHSNLTELEISGNFQKGAYENRNIHFGVREHGMGAICNGIALHGSGLIPYGATFLVFTDYMRGAIRLSALAECGVIWVMTHDSVALGEDGPTHQPVETIASLRAIPDLTVIRPADGTETSGAYKVAIENARKNRPTLLALSRQGLPNLAGSSIEGVGKGGYTVIECGGTPDLILIGTGSEVNLCVKAAEQLAAEGKKVRVVSMPSTELFEAQDAAYKESVLPKAVTKRLVVEAGTTFGWHKYAGSEGDILGIDTFGASAPGGVCMEKFGFTVDNVLSRAKALLG, from the coding sequence ATGGCTGTTGCGACCCTAACCCTCGAACAACTCTGTATTAATTCCATCCGGTTTTTGGCGATCGATGCTGTTGAAAAGGCAAAGTCTGGACACCCCGGTTTGCCGATGGGTGCTGCGCCGATGGCGTTTGTGCTGTGGGATCAGTTCATGCGGTTTAACCCCAAAAACCCCAAGTGGTTTAACCGCGATCGCTTTGTGCTGTCGGCTGGGCACGGCTGCATGTTGCAGTACGCCCTAATGTACTTGACCGGGTACGACAGCGTCACGCTGGACGAAATCAAGAACTTCCGTCAGTGGGGGTCGAAAACGCCCGGCCACCCCGAAAACTTCGAGACCCCTGGTATTGAGGTAACGACCGGGCCGCTTGGCCAGGGCATTGCGAATGCCGTTGGTCTGGCGATCGCCGAAGCACACCTTGCTGCTAAGTTCAACAAGCCCGATCTGACGTTGGTCGATCACTACACCTACGTCATCCTGGGCGACGGCTGCAACATGGAAGGCATTTCGGGCGAAGCCTGCTCGCTGGCGGGGCACCTCGGTCTGGGCAAGCTGATCGCGCTCTACGACGATAACCACATTTCGATTGACGGCTCCACGGACATTGCCTTTACCGAAGACGTGTCGAAGCGCTTTGAAGCTTACGGCTGGCATGTGCTGCATGTGCAGGACGGCAATACGGACTTGGAAGGGATTGCGAAGGCGATCGCCGAAGCCAAGTCCGTCACCGACAAGCCGACGCTCATTAAAGTCACCACCACCATCGGCTATGGCTCTCCCAACAAAGCCAACACCGCTGGCGTTCACGGGGCAGCACTCGGCGATGCTGAAATCAAGCTGACCCGCGAAAACCTGAGCTGGCCCTATGAGCCTTTTGTAGTTCCCGATGAGGCGCTGGCCCACACTCGCAAAGCCATCGAACGCGGTGCCAGCTACGAAGCCGAGTGGCAGGAAACCTGGGCACAATACAAGACCAAGTATCCTCAGGAAGCAGCGGAGTTTGATCGCCTGTTGAGCGGCAAACTGCCCGATGGTTGGGACAAAGTGCTGCCCACCTACAAGCCTGAAGATAAGGCGCTAGCCAGCCGCAAGCACTCGGAAATCTGCCTGAACGCGCTGGCTCCCGTACTGCCGGAACTGATCGGTGGTTCCGCCGACCTAACCCACTCCAACCTGACGGAACTGGAGATCAGCGGCAACTTCCAGAAGGGCGCTTACGAAAACCGCAACATCCACTTTGGCGTGCGCGAACACGGTATGGGCGCAATTTGCAACGGCATTGCGCTGCATGGCTCCGGGCTAATTCCCTACGGCGCAACCTTCCTGGTGTTTACCGACTACATGCGCGGCGCAATTCGCCTGTCGGCGCTGGCGGAGTGTGGTGTGATCTGGGTGATGACGCACGATTCCGTGGCCTTGGGCGAAGACGGCCCGACCCACCAGCCTGTGGAAACCATCGCCTCGCTGCGGGCTATACCTGACCTGACGGTGATTCGCCCTGCGGACGGCACAGAAACCTCTGGTGCTTACAAAGTGGCGATCGAAAACGCTCGGAAGAACCGTCCGACGCTGCTGGCGCTGTCGCGCCAAGGTCTGCCGAACCTGGCAGGTAGCTCGATCGAAGGCGTGGGCAAAGGCGGCTATACAGTGATCGAGTGCGGTGGCACACCCGACCTGATTCTGATTGGCACGGGTTCGGAAGTGAATCTCTGTGTCAAGGCCGCAGAGCAACTGGCCGCAGAAGGCAAGAAAGTTCGCGTGGTTTCTATGCCGTCTACCGAATTGTTTGAAGCGCAGGACGCTGCTTACAAAGAATCGGTGTTGCCCAAAGCAGTGACCAAGCGCCTGGTCGTGGAAGCAGGGACGACCTTTGGCTGGCACAAGTATGCGGGTAGCGAAGGGGATATTCTCGGCATTGACACCTTTGGCGCGTCGGCTCCTGGCGGCGTTTGTATGGAGAAGTTTGGCTTCACGGTAGACAATGTGCTGAGCCGCGCTAAGGCGCTACTTGGCTAA
- a CDS encoding ABC transporter ATP-binding protein, producing MAQTITPNQSTVETETQYDVELRKVFKVFDGYTAVRGIDLNVRQGEFFSILGPSGCGKTTTLRLVAGFDEPTAGEVLLQGRSMVGVPPYRRPVNTVFQSYALFGHMTVWDNVAFGLRLKNKSKTEVQKAVGEALQLVKMESFARRYPAQLSGGQQQRVALARALANQPTVVLLDEPLGALDLKLRKEMQVELSTLHRELGVTFIMVTHDQEEALSLSDRIAVMNEGRVEQIGTPSEIYEFPATPFVADFIGETNLFQGYVAAADPTLMKVETERGLQIVVKPTEACPGVAAEPVVVSIRPEKVRLSLEHPGSEMNCFEGRLRHTMYLGTHVHYVVDLPTGDMVTVMRPNRPESMPQIDTPVYVSWSAADALPLATQPGT from the coding sequence ATGGCACAGACCATCACCCCAAATCAGTCCACGGTAGAAACCGAAACCCAATACGATGTCGAACTCCGCAAAGTCTTCAAGGTCTTTGATGGCTACACGGCAGTTCGCGGCATCGATCTGAACGTGCGGCAAGGGGAGTTTTTCAGTATTCTCGGCCCTTCCGGCTGCGGCAAAACCACGACGCTGCGGCTGGTGGCGGGGTTCGATGAGCCAACGGCAGGCGAGGTGCTGCTTCAGGGTCGGTCGATGGTGGGTGTGCCGCCCTATCGCCGCCCAGTCAACACGGTGTTTCAAAGCTACGCTCTGTTTGGCCACATGACGGTGTGGGATAACGTGGCGTTTGGGCTGCGGCTAAAAAATAAGAGCAAGACCGAGGTGCAAAAGGCTGTAGGCGAAGCACTGCAACTGGTCAAAATGGAATCCTTTGCCCGACGCTATCCTGCCCAGCTCTCTGGCGGGCAACAGCAGCGGGTCGCCCTGGCGCGGGCCCTGGCAAACCAGCCGACCGTCGTGCTGCTGGACGAGCCGCTGGGTGCGCTGGATCTGAAGCTGAGAAAAGAAATGCAGGTGGAGCTTTCAACGCTGCATCGCGAACTCGGCGTGACGTTCATCATGGTGACCCACGACCAGGAAGAAGCCCTCAGCCTGTCGGATCGGATTGCCGTGATGAATGAGGGGCGGGTGGAGCAGATCGGCACGCCTAGCGAGATTTACGAGTTTCCAGCTACGCCCTTTGTGGCAGATTTTATTGGCGAGACGAACCTATTCCAGGGGTACGTGGCGGCAGCAGATCCAACGCTGATGAAGGTGGAAACTGAGCGCGGACTCCAGATAGTCGTGAAGCCGACAGAGGCTTGCCCTGGTGTAGCAGCGGAGCCTGTGGTGGTTAGCATTCGCCCTGAAAAGGTGCGGCTGTCGCTGGAGCATCCTGGTAGCGAAATGAACTGTTTTGAAGGGCGACTCCGGCACACTATGTACCTGGGCACCCATGTCCACTATGTGGTCGATTTGCCGACGGGAGATATGGTGACGGTCATGCGCCCAAATCGCCCAGAATCGATGCCCCAGATTGATACGCCTGTGTACGTGTCCTGGTCGGCGGCAGATGCCTTGCCCCTTGCAACTCAGCCTGGAACCTAG
- the xdhB gene encoding xanthine dehydrogenase molybdopterin binding subunit, with the protein MVGQRKSHESAEAHVSGKAVYTDDQRMPSGMLSIYPVLSPHAHARILSIDTAPALEVDGVVTVLTAADVPGANDTGVIRRDEPLFPTDEVSYWGQAIAWVVGETEDAARLGAAKVTAEYEPLEAVLTIKGAIAANSYHNDPQFIRRGEVDQAMAEAAHVIEGELEMNGQDHFYLETHTSWVIPDPEGNYQVYSSTQHPSETQTIVARVLGVPTNRVVCTCLRMGGGFGGKESQANPMAAAAAVAAHKTGRPVRVKLERHHDMILTGKRHGFLGQYKVGFDSEGKILALDVALYAEGGWSLDLSPPVLMRAMLHVDNAYYIPNMLVRGLIVKTNRVSNTAYRGFGGPQGMLVIEDAVDRVARHLDLPPDVVRERNFYHGEGDSNTTHYGQVIVDNRIARVWNEAKERASYAERVAAVVEFNQQNRYKKRGLAITPVKFGISFNKVQYNQAGALVHIYTDGSIQLNHGGTEMGQGLHTKMQQVATRALGVTLDRIRMMPTSTDKVPNTSATAASSGADLNGQAVKNACEILKSRLAPVAAKLLGFDAAEEMVFENNEVYCRTYPTARVSFDAVVQQAYGDRISLSATGYYRTPMIHWDPVTATGRPFYYFAYGAAVSEVEVDGFTGTFKLRQVDIVHDVGESLNPLVDQGQIEGGFVQGMGWLTMEELVWDDQGRLRTFAPSTYKIPTISEIPEHFQVHLIERGSQDGTIYGSKAVGEPPFMLAMSVREAIRAAVAAFGNAAVVELAAPATPEATLRAIEAVRSATPATEAALSSTSV; encoded by the coding sequence ATGGTCGGTCAACGCAAGAGCCACGAAAGCGCCGAAGCCCACGTCAGCGGCAAGGCAGTCTATACCGACGACCAGCGGATGCCCAGCGGCATGCTGTCGATTTATCCGGTGCTGTCGCCCCACGCCCACGCTCGCATTCTCAGCATCGACACCGCCCCCGCGCTGGAAGTGGATGGCGTGGTGACGGTGCTGACGGCGGCGGATGTGCCGGGTGCCAACGACACGGGTGTGATTCGCCGGGATGAACCGCTGTTTCCCACCGATGAAGTGAGCTACTGGGGACAGGCGATCGCCTGGGTAGTGGGCGAAACCGAAGACGCGGCGCGGCTGGGAGCCGCCAAGGTGACGGCGGAATACGAACCTCTGGAAGCCGTGCTGACCATTAAAGGGGCGATCGCCGCCAACAGCTACCACAACGACCCGCAGTTCATCCGCCGAGGCGAGGTGGATCAGGCTATGGCCGAAGCCGCCCATGTAATCGAGGGTGAATTGGAGATGAACGGGCAGGATCACTTCTACCTAGAAACCCACACAAGCTGGGTCATTCCCGATCCTGAAGGCAATTACCAAGTTTACTCGTCCACCCAGCACCCCAGCGAAACCCAAACCATCGTGGCGCGAGTGCTGGGCGTGCCCACCAACCGTGTGGTCTGCACCTGCCTGCGAATGGGCGGCGGCTTTGGCGGCAAGGAATCCCAGGCAAACCCGATGGCGGCAGCAGCAGCCGTTGCAGCGCACAAAACGGGTCGCCCCGTGCGCGTCAAGCTAGAGCGCCACCACGACATGATCCTGACGGGCAAGCGCCACGGCTTTTTGGGGCAATACAAGGTCGGCTTCGACAGCGAGGGCAAAATCCTGGCACTGGATGTGGCGCTCTACGCCGAGGGCGGCTGGAGCCTGGATCTGTCGCCGCCCGTGCTGATGCGGGCCATGCTGCACGTCGATAACGCCTACTACATTCCCAACATGCTGGTGCGCGGGCTGATCGTGAAGACCAATCGCGTGTCCAATACGGCCTATCGCGGCTTTGGTGGGCCGCAGGGAATGCTGGTGATCGAAGACGCGGTGGATCGGGTGGCGCGGCATCTAGACCTGCCGCCGGACGTGGTGCGAGAGCGAAATTTCTACCACGGCGAGGGTGATAGTAACACCACACACTATGGCCAAGTAATTGTCGATAACCGTATCGCCCGCGTCTGGAATGAAGCCAAGGAACGCGCCAGCTATGCCGAACGGGTCGCCGCAGTAGTCGAGTTTAACCAGCAAAATCGTTACAAAAAACGGGGTCTGGCAATTACCCCGGTGAAATTCGGCATTTCCTTCAACAAGGTGCAATATAACCAGGCGGGCGCGCTGGTGCATATCTACACCGACGGCAGCATCCAGCTCAACCACGGCGGCACCGAGATGGGGCAGGGGCTGCATACCAAGATGCAGCAGGTAGCGACGCGGGCGCTGGGCGTGACGCTCGACCGCATCCGCATGATGCCCACCAGCACCGACAAAGTGCCCAACACTTCCGCGACCGCCGCCTCCAGTGGAGCCGATCTGAACGGGCAAGCCGTGAAAAACGCCTGCGAAATCCTCAAATCGCGGCTGGCTCCAGTCGCCGCCAAACTGCTGGGTTTTGACGCAGCCGAAGAGATGGTGTTTGAAAATAACGAGGTCTATTGCCGCACCTATCCGACGGCGCGGGTGTCGTTTGATGCGGTGGTGCAGCAGGCCTATGGCGATCGCATTAGTCTCTCTGCCACAGGTTACTACCGCACGCCGATGATCCACTGGGACCCGGTGACTGCGACGGGTCGCCCCTTCTATTACTTTGCCTATGGCGCAGCGGTGAGCGAGGTGGAAGTAGACGGCTTCACGGGCACGTTCAAATTACGCCAGGTGGATATTGTGCATGACGTGGGCGAATCGCTGAACCCGCTGGTGGATCAAGGGCAAATCGAAGGCGGCTTTGTGCAGGGCATGGGCTGGCTGACGATGGAAGAACTCGTGTGGGACGACCAGGGCCGCCTCCGCACCTTTGCCCCCAGCACCTACAAAATCCCCACCATCAGCGAAATCCCAGAACATTTCCAGGTGCATCTGATCGAGCGGGGCAGCCAGGACGGTACGATCTATGGCAGCAAAGCGGTGGGTGAGCCGCCGTTTATGCTGGCGATGTCCGTCCGCGAGGCGATTCGGGCTGCCGTGGCCGCCTTTGGCAATGCCGCCGTTGTGGAACTGGCCGCACCCGCTACGCCAGAAGCCACGTTGAGGGCGATCGAGGCGGTTCGGAGCGCTACCCCTGCGACAGAAGCTGCGCTATCGTCTACGTCGGTCTAG
- a CDS encoding ABC transporter permease, with amino-acid sequence MATSAPLSPTPEVEPQRPASKGLKQRLMGLIQPFVLLGPPGLWLLLLLVVPTLMILELSLIPGFRPGTQPAPYGLGNYGKIFELIDGQAIYLWVIGRSVFFAIASTLLCLVLGFPVAYWIAVMAPARWRNLLLVSFVLPLWTSSLLRSYAWITILRPSGVLNSLLSAIRLPTLDILNTQTAVMIGLAYNFLPYMVLILYASLERLDKRLLEAAADLGATPQQGFWKVTVPQTLPGIAAACLLVFITSLGDFVVPELLGGASSMTMARLIYNQFLGATRNWGFGSALSMVLIGAMGLGIVLLLKYGDRKLENY; translated from the coding sequence ATGGCAACCTCCGCTCCGCTCTCCCCGACTCCAGAGGTCGAACCCCAGCGCCCTGCCAGCAAAGGCCTAAAGCAGCGGCTGATGGGTTTGATTCAGCCCTTTGTCTTGCTGGGGCCACCAGGGCTTTGGCTGTTGCTGCTGCTGGTCGTGCCGACGCTGATGATTTTGGAACTGAGCCTGATTCCAGGATTTCGCCCTGGCACCCAGCCTGCCCCCTACGGACTGGGCAACTACGGCAAGATCTTTGAGCTGATTGATGGTCAGGCGATTTATCTATGGGTGATTGGGCGATCGGTGTTTTTTGCGATCGCCAGTACGCTCCTTTGCCTTGTGCTGGGCTTTCCCGTCGCCTACTGGATTGCGGTGATGGCTCCGGCCCGCTGGCGAAATCTGCTGCTGGTCAGCTTTGTGCTGCCGCTGTGGACTTCCTCGCTGCTGCGTTCCTACGCCTGGATCACCATCCTGCGTCCATCGGGCGTGCTGAATTCCCTGCTCAGCGCCATCAGGCTGCCAACGCTGGATATTCTGAATACCCAGACTGCTGTGATGATCGGCCTGGCTTACAATTTTCTGCCTTATATGGTGCTGATTTTGTATGCTTCGCTGGAGCGGCTCGATAAGCGGCTGCTAGAAGCGGCAGCCGACCTGGGCGCAACGCCGCAGCAGGGCTTTTGGAAAGTCACCGTGCCCCAGACGCTCCCTGGCATTGCCGCAGCCTGTCTGTTGGTGTTCATCACCAGCCTGGGCGATTTTGTGGTGCCTGAACTGCTGGGCGGCGCGTCTAGCATGACTATGGCCCGTCTGATTTACAACCAGTTTCTCGGCGCAACCCGCAACTGGGGCTTTGGCTCTGCCCTGAGCATGGTGCTGATTGGCGCGATGGGGCTGGGCATTGTACTGCTGCTGAAGTATGGCGATCGCAAGCTAGAGAATTACTAA
- a CDS encoding ABC transporter permease has protein sequence MTATLDLPKTTVAKRRLSWQFLFTLVMFAFMYIPVLVLAFFSFNASPFSAGWSGFSLQWYQRMLGDTRILSALMDSLAVALLAVGIAAVLGTLMAVGLARYTFPGKSLYQGVSYLPLIIPDIAIAVATLVFLASLAIPLSLWTVVAAHIVFCLAYIAVVVSTRLTGMNPHLEEAALDLGATPFQAFIKVLLPQLMPAIISGCLLAFVLSMDDLLISSFTAGGGTTTLPMEIFSRVRTGVKPDINALSVVLILASGTLAFAAEFIRYRSEQQRLDG, from the coding sequence ATGACCGCAACCCTCGACCTACCCAAAACCACTGTCGCTAAGCGTCGCCTCTCCTGGCAGTTTCTCTTTACGCTGGTGATGTTTGCGTTCATGTACATCCCAGTGCTGGTGCTGGCGTTCTTTAGCTTCAACGCATCGCCCTTTAGTGCGGGCTGGAGTGGCTTTTCGTTGCAGTGGTATCAGCGGATGCTTGGCGACACGAGGATTTTGTCGGCGCTAATGGATAGCCTGGCGGTGGCGCTGCTGGCGGTGGGCATTGCGGCGGTGCTGGGCACGCTGATGGCGGTGGGGCTGGCTCGCTACACGTTTCCCGGCAAAAGCCTATATCAGGGCGTTTCCTACCTACCGCTGATTATTCCCGACATTGCGATCGCCGTTGCAACGCTAGTGTTTCTAGCTTCCCTGGCAATTCCGCTCAGCCTGTGGACAGTCGTGGCTGCACACATTGTCTTTTGCCTCGCCTATATCGCGGTCGTCGTCTCGACGCGGCTCACAGGCATGAATCCTCACTTAGAAGAAGCAGCGCTGGATCTGGGCGCAACGCCGTTTCAAGCATTTATCAAGGTGCTGCTGCCCCAGCTTATGCCTGCGATTATCTCCGGATGTCTCCTGGCGTTTGTGCTAAGCATGGATGACCTGCTGATTTCCAGCTTCACCGCAGGCGGCGGCACCACAACGTTGCCAATGGAAATTTTTAGCCGCGTCCGCACCGGCGTAAAGCCCGACATTAACGCACTGAGCGTCGTGCTGATTCTGGCTTCTGGAACCTTGGCGTTTGCGGCAGAGTTTATTCGCTATCGCAGCGAGCAGCAGCGGCTAGACGGGTAG
- the acpP gene encoding acyl carrier protein, translating to MSDEILTKVKKIVSEQLSVEESEVNPESNFANDLGADSLDTVELVMALEEEFDIEIPDEAAEGIATVQAAVDYIKQKVAA from the coding sequence ATGAGCGACGAGATTCTCACAAAGGTCAAAAAGATCGTATCCGAGCAACTGAGCGTCGAAGAGAGTGAAGTCAACCCTGAGTCTAACTTTGCCAATGACTTGGGCGCAGACTCTCTAGACACGGTTGAACTGGTGATGGCGCTAGAGGAAGAATTCGACATCGAAATTCCCGACGAAGCCGCCGAAGGCATCGCTACGGTTCAAGCTGCTGTGGACTACATCAAGCAAAAGGTCGCTGCGTAG